Part of the Cohnella candidum genome, GCTATTTCGACGAGGCCCACTTCACCAAAACGTTCAAAAAATGGACCGGCCAGCTGCCGTCGCAATACCGCAAACAAGTGCAAGGACCATAATCATTGACCGGAACGCATGTTCCCCCTATAATGGAATTGCATGGTGAACGACAGGGAGGAACAAGGATGAACGCGATTCAGGTGAAGATCGAAACTTGGAGCGAGGCCGACTTGGATTTGCTTCGGCAGCTCAATGCACCGGAAATGACGGAACACCTCGGAGGCCCGGAAACCGAGGAACAAATCCTGGCGCGCCATGAACGGTACCTGAAGATCGAAGGCCGGGGAACGGGACGCATGTTTCGGATCGTTGCGCTGCCGGAACTCGAACCCGTCGGCAGCATCGGGTATTGGGACAGCCATTGGCAAGATGAACCTGCATTCGAGATGGGTTGGGGCGTTCTGCCGGCCTATCAGGGAAGGGGAATCGCCGGCCAAGCGGTCGCGGAAGCCATCGCAAGCGCCCGCGCCGAAGGGAAGCACCGGTTTATCAACGCTTTCCCTTCCGTCGACAATCCCGCTTCGAACGCGATCTGCCGGAAGTCCGGCTTCTCTCTTATCGGCGAATGCGACTTCGAATACCCGCCCGGAAGCACGATGAAGTGCCATCATTGGCAGTTGGATCTCGATA contains:
- a CDS encoding GNAT family N-acetyltransferase, translating into MNAIQVKIETWSEADLDLLRQLNAPEMTEHLGGPETEEQILARHERYLKIEGRGTGRMFRIVALPELEPVGSIGYWDSHWQDEPAFEMGWGVLPAYQGRGIAGQAVAEAIASARAEGKHRFINAFPSVDNPASNAICRKSGFSLIGECDFEYPPGSTMKCHHWQLDLDKQ